From Antennarius striatus isolate MH-2024 chromosome 9, ASM4005453v1, whole genome shotgun sequence, one genomic window encodes:
- the LOC137601062 gene encoding gastrula zinc finger protein XlCGF57.1-like has product MRIHTGERPYRCETCGKYFKLTSDLIKHTRLHTGEKPYCCKTCGKCFTWKTAMTMHMRIHTSERPFGCKTCGKHYTLKTNLARHMRIHTGEKPFGCETCGKCFAQKTYLTGHMRIHTGERPFGCETCGKRFAQKTYLTGHMRIHTGEKPYRCETCGKHYTSKTNLNCHMRIHTGERPFGCETCGKRFTLKTYLTGHMRIHTGEKPYRCETCGKHYTSKTNLNCHKRIHTGEALRL; this is encoded by the exons atgagaatccacacaggcgagaggccttacaggtgtgaaacatgtgggaaataTTTTAAGTTAACCTCTGATttgataaaacacacaagactccacactggagagaagccctattgttgtaaaacatgtgggaaatgTTTCACATGGAAAACTGCCATGACCAtgcacatgagaatccacacaa GTGAGAGACCTTTTGGTTGTAAAACTTGTGGCAAACATTacacactgaaaacaaactTGGCTcgccacatgagaatccacacaggagagaagccttttggttgtgaaacatgtggcaaatgttTTGCACAGAAAACATATTTGACTggccacatgagaatccacacaggggagaggCCTTTtggttgtgaaacatgtggcaaacgTTTTGCACAGAAAACATATTTGACTggccacatgagaatccacacaggggagaagccttacaggtgtgaaacgtgTGGGAAACATTACACAAGCAAAACAAACTTGAATTgtcacatgagaatccacacggGGGAGAGGCCTTTtggttgtgaaacatgtggcaaacgTTTCACATTGAAAACATATTTGACTggccacatgagaatccacacaggggagaagccttacaggtgtgaaacgtgTGGGAAACATTACACAAGCAAAACAAACTTGAATTGccacaagagaatccacacaggggaaGCCTTACGTTTGTAG